From the Leptolyngbya sp. O-77 genome, one window contains:
- a CDS encoding beta-ketoacyl-ACP synthase III, with product MAQRVGAGVAITGSGSFVPERYLDNEALSRVVDTSDEWIASRTGIRQRRLADAAGSLRAIATQSAQNALDMAGVSASEIDLIVLATSTPDDLFGSASQIQHDLGATQATAFDLTAACSGFVFGLVTAAQFIQNGVYRRALVIGADVLSRWVDWSDRRTCVLFGDGAGAVVMEASERDRLLGFELRSDGTLNHCLNLAYQGQDRELVDGVAIAQGTFQPITMNGQEVYRFAVKRVPEVIEKALFRAELTVDQIDWLVMHQANQRILDAVAERLGIPSEKVISNMARYGNTSAASIPLALDEAVRRGDIKPDDIIATAGFGAGLTWGAAVFRWGARLDD from the coding sequence ATGGCGCAACGAGTTGGAGCGGGGGTGGCAATTACGGGCAGCGGCTCTTTTGTGCCGGAGCGCTACCTCGATAACGAAGCCCTGAGCCGAGTGGTGGACACTTCGGATGAATGGATAGCCTCTCGCACGGGCATTCGGCAGCGGCGACTGGCAGATGCGGCAGGCTCTCTGCGGGCGATCGCCACTCAGTCCGCCCAAAATGCGTTGGATATGGCAGGCGTTTCTGCCTCAGAGATTGATCTGATTGTGCTGGCGACTTCTACACCCGATGATCTGTTCGGCTCTGCCAGCCAGATTCAGCACGACTTGGGCGCAACGCAGGCGACAGCCTTTGACCTGACGGCGGCCTGTTCGGGCTTTGTGTTTGGTCTGGTGACGGCGGCACAATTTATCCAGAATGGCGTGTATCGCAGGGCGCTGGTTATTGGCGCAGATGTGCTGTCGCGCTGGGTGGATTGGAGCGATCGCCGCACTTGTGTTCTGTTTGGCGATGGGGCGGGCGCGGTGGTGATGGAAGCCAGTGAGCGCGATCGCCTGTTGGGGTTTGAACTCCGCAGCGATGGCACACTGAACCACTGCCTGAACCTGGCCTATCAGGGTCAGGATAGAGAACTGGTGGACGGAGTGGCGATCGCCCAGGGCACATTTCAGCCCATCACGATGAACGGTCAGGAGGTGTACCGTTTTGCCGTCAAGCGGGTTCCTGAAGTCATCGAGAAGGCGCTATTTCGGGCTGAGCTAACGGTCGATCAGATTGACTGGCTGGTGATGCATCAGGCAAACCAGCGAATCCTCGATGCCGTTGCGGAGCGTTTGGGCATTCCTAGCGAAAAGGTCATCAGCAACATGGCCCGCTACGGCAACACCTCCGCTGCGTCTATTCCCCTAGCGCTAGATGAGGCCGTGCGGCGGGGCGATATCAAGCCTGATGACATTATCGCCACAGCGGGCTTTGGCGCAGGACTGACCTGGGGCGCGGCGGTGTTTCGCTGGGGCGCAAGGTTAGACGATTAG
- the rpaB gene encoding response regulator transcription factor RpaB, producing MENHKEKILVVDDEASIRRILETRLSMIGYDVVTAADGEEALETFRHSDPDLVVLDVMMPKLDGYGVCQELRKESDVPIIMLTALGDVADRITGLELGADDYVVKPFSPKELEARIRSVLRRVEKTGTTGIPSSGVIQINTIRIDTNKRQVYKGDERIRLTGMEFSLLELLVGRSGEPFSRSEILQEVWGYTPERHVDTRVVDVHISRLRAKLEDDPSNPELILTARGTGYLFQRIVPPGEVE from the coding sequence TTGGAGAATCACAAAGAAAAAATTCTGGTTGTTGACGACGAAGCCAGCATCCGACGCATTCTCGAAACTCGTCTCTCCATGATTGGCTACGATGTCGTCACGGCCGCCGATGGCGAAGAAGCGCTAGAAACCTTCCGCCATTCCGATCCAGATCTGGTTGTGCTGGATGTCATGATGCCCAAGCTCGACGGCTACGGGGTTTGCCAGGAGCTTCGCAAAGAGTCCGACGTACCGATCATTATGCTGACGGCCCTGGGCGACGTTGCTGACCGCATCACCGGGCTAGAGCTGGGTGCAGACGACTACGTGGTCAAACCCTTCTCGCCCAAGGAGCTAGAGGCCCGCATCCGCTCGGTGCTGCGCCGGGTTGAAAAAACGGGTACGACGGGTATTCCTAGCTCTGGTGTTATTCAAATCAACACGATTCGGATTGACACCAACAAGCGCCAAGTCTACAAGGGCGACGAGCGCATCCGGCTGACCGGCATGGAGTTCAGCCTGTTGGAGCTGCTCGTTGGGCGATCGGGCGAACCCTTCTCCCGCTCTGAAATCCTGCAAGAAGTGTGGGGCTACACGCCAGAGCGCCATGTCGATACCCGCGTGGTCGATGTTCACATTTCTCGACTGCGGGCTAAGCTCGAAGACGACCCCAGCAACCCCGAACTCATCCTCACGGCACGCGGAACGGGCTACCTGTTCCAGCGGATCGTGCCGCCGGGTGAAGTGGAGTAA
- a CDS encoding YdcF family protein has translation MSSIFPTTRRRQRQFGFAKLLGVALVLGLGYVALKEVRALLREPEAVLVLGGSTARERFAAEFARKHPDLPVWISSGSNPEYAEWVFEEAGIGRDRLRLDYRAVDTLTNFTTLVDEFESQGISSIYLITSDYHMRRAWVIGKIVLGSRGIEFKPVEVPSTQPTETTDKVVRDAARAVLWVTTGHTGATLGRYFRD, from the coding sequence ATGTCTTCTATCTTTCCCACCACTCGTCGTCGCCAGCGGCAATTTGGGTTTGCCAAGCTGCTGGGTGTTGCCCTGGTGCTAGGGCTGGGCTACGTTGCGCTCAAGGAGGTTAGAGCTTTGTTGCGAGAGCCGGAGGCGGTGCTGGTGCTGGGCGGGTCAACAGCGAGAGAACGGTTTGCGGCAGAGTTTGCCCGCAAGCACCCCGACCTGCCCGTTTGGATTTCGTCGGGCAGCAACCCAGAATATGCAGAATGGGTGTTTGAGGAAGCTGGAATTGGGCGCGATCGCCTCCGGTTGGACTATCGAGCAGTCGATACTCTGACCAACTTCACGACGCTGGTAGATGAGTTTGAGTCGCAGGGCATCAGCAGCATTTACCTAATTACGTCTGACTATCATATGCGCCGTGCCTGGGTAATTGGCAAAATCGTTTTGGGCAGCCGGGGCATCGAGTTTAAGCCTGTGGAAGTGCCTTCGACGCAGCCCACCGAGACTACCGATAAGGTGGTGCGCGATGCCGCCAGAGCCGTGCTATGGGTAACAACCGGGCACACAGGCGCTACCCTGGGCCGCTATTTTCGAGACTAG
- a CDS encoding diheme cytochrome c — MLALVLGWSLSLGWGLSQVGEETERAIAATPPANTVEIGTVDVVPTQLQLGQRLYFQNCSGCHFAPPPEVMPLQSWAAILQTPQHYGVVITPLQDPARRIMWNYVRASSRSIVQNETVPSRFAQSRYMRALHPGVELPEPLSFGSCISCHPAAIDFNFRRLSPEWQARE, encoded by the coding sequence GTGCTGGCGCTGGTCTTGGGCTGGAGCCTCAGCCTTGGCTGGGGATTGTCGCAGGTGGGTGAGGAAACGGAGCGGGCGATCGCCGCTACCCCTCCGGCAAACACGGTCGAAATTGGCACCGTCGATGTCGTGCCCACCCAACTCCAGCTTGGACAGCGACTCTATTTCCAGAACTGCTCCGGCTGCCATTTCGCCCCGCCGCCGGAGGTGATGCCGCTGCAATCCTGGGCGGCCATTCTGCAAACGCCCCAGCACTATGGCGTGGTGATTACCCCATTGCAAGACCCCGCCCGTCGCATCATGTGGAACTATGTGCGTGCATCTTCGCGCTCCATCGTGCAAAACGAAACCGTTCCCTCTCGGTTTGCCCAGTCCCGCTATATGAGAGCGCTCCATCCCGGCGTAGAGCTGCCCGAACCCCTCTCCTTTGGCTCATGCATCAGTTGCCATCCCGCCGCCATCGATTTCAACTTCCGTCGCCTCAGCCCAGAATGGCAGGCAAGGGAATAG
- a CDS encoding GNAT family N-acetyltransferase produces MDCSHVQFCIHDSSAQTAAAREIDLHQLQDLFNVTAFWAQNRRIEDLATAIAHSNPVVTAWDGDRLIGFSRATSDGVYRATIWDVVIHPDYQGAGLGRKMVETVLMHPHVNRAERVYLMTTNEQRFYSRIGFEENQTTTMVLFNQPVSQEGLPAVAYLAEASKEES; encoded by the coding sequence ATGGATTGTAGCCACGTTCAGTTTTGTATACACGACTCCTCTGCCCAGACTGCTGCGGCCCGCGAAATCGACCTGCACCAGCTTCAGGATTTGTTTAACGTGACGGCATTTTGGGCGCAAAACCGCCGCATCGAAGACCTGGCCACGGCGATCGCCCACAGCAACCCAGTTGTGACGGCCTGGGATGGCGATCGCCTCATCGGGTTCTCTCGCGCCACCTCCGACGGTGTATATCGCGCCACCATTTGGGACGTGGTGATTCACCCCGACTATCAGGGCGCAGGGCTGGGCCGCAAGATGGTGGAAACGGTGCTGATGCATCCCCACGTCAACCGCGCTGAGCGGGTATACCTAATGACCACCAACGAGCAGCGCTTCTACTCGCGCATCGGTTTCGAGGAAAACCAGACGACGACGATGGTGCTATTTAATCAGCCCGTGTCGCAGGAGGGGCTGCCTGCTGTGGCCTACCTGGCCGAAGCCTCAAAGGAGGAGTCCTAG
- the fabD gene encoding ACP S-malonyltransferase, which yields MTKTAWVFPGQGSQAIGMGADLFDLPAAQQRFEQAADILGWSVPEICQSEDDKVSKTLYTQPCLYTIESILVDLLREKGLQPSLVAGHSLGEYVALYAAQVFEFESGLRLVKRRAALMDSASEGMMAALLGFDRAQLEAAIAQTPDVVLANDNNEGQVVISGTPSAVESIMSRVKCKRAIKLNVSGAFHSPLMAEAAAEFRTVLDSVAFQTAQVPVLSNVDPTPATDAAVLKDRLDRQMTGSVRWREISLQLSQAGIERVVEVGPGKVLTGIIKRTCPDVALENVGAIADIERVAA from the coding sequence ATGACAAAGACAGCGTGGGTCTTTCCTGGGCAGGGGTCGCAGGCAATTGGGATGGGAGCTGACCTATTTGACTTGCCCGCCGCTCAGCAGCGGTTTGAGCAGGCGGCAGACATTTTGGGCTGGTCGGTGCCAGAGATTTGTCAGAGCGAAGACGACAAGGTGTCTAAAACGCTCTATACCCAGCCCTGCCTCTACACAATTGAGAGCATCTTGGTAGATTTGCTGCGGGAAAAAGGTCTGCAACCTTCGCTGGTGGCGGGTCACAGTTTGGGTGAATATGTGGCGCTGTATGCGGCGCAGGTGTTTGAGTTTGAGTCGGGCTTGCGGCTGGTGAAGCGCCGGGCTGCGCTCATGGATAGCGCGTCCGAAGGGATGATGGCGGCGCTGCTGGGGTTTGACCGGGCGCAGCTCGAAGCAGCGATCGCCCAAACGCCCGATGTCGTGCTGGCAAACGACAACAACGAGGGTCAGGTGGTGATTTCGGGAACGCCGAGCGCCGTGGAATCCATTATGTCTAGGGTCAAGTGCAAGCGGGCCATCAAGCTCAACGTCAGCGGCGCGTTCCACTCGCCCCTGATGGCAGAGGCAGCAGCAGAATTTCGCACCGTGCTGGATAGCGTGGCGTTTCAGACGGCCCAAGTCCCCGTCTTGTCCAACGTAGACCCCACGCCCGCCACCGATGCTGCGGTGCTAAAAGACCGCCTCGATCGGCAGATGACGGGTTCCGTCCGCTGGCGCGAAATCTCCCTCCAGCTTTCCCAGGCAGGTATCGAGCGGGTTGTCGAAGTCGGCCCTGGCAAGGTGCTGACGGGTATTATCAAGCGCACCTGCCCGGATGTGGCGCTGGAAAACGTGGGGGCGATCGCCGATATCGAGCGCGTGGCTGCATGA
- the radA gene encoding DNA repair protein RadA, whose amino-acid sequence MPKPRTSYVCNECGADSPQYFGKCPFCGSWNSLVEQTVAPASSAKTAMGAVSRSPKRASANSKGEPRAIAALTLPEISDHPQTRIASGYGELDRVLGGGIVPGSLVLVGGDPGIGKSTLLLQVANQLATQHRVLYVCAEESGQQVKLRAQRLGVGSGVKIGEERKEKTQDPVTLSLQQSNASTSHSLYLLPEIDLETILSELESLRPTVAVIDSIQALYFATLNSAPGSVSQVRECTSALMQLAKREHITLFIVGHVTKEGAIAGPKVLEHLVDTVLYFEGDRFASHRLLRSVKNRFGATNELGVFEMVDRGLEEVQNPSALFLSDRDAETPGTATIVACEGTRPLVVELQALASPTSYPSPRRTATGIEYNRLLQILAVLEKRVGIPLSKLDAYVASSGGINVAEPAADLGVAIAVAASFRDRVVDPSTVLIGEVGLGGQVRPVSQMELRLKEAAKLGFKRAIVPASQAEHPGLGLDIIPVARVVDAIAVALMSGNRGMRDEG is encoded by the coding sequence ATGCCCAAGCCTCGAACGAGCTACGTCTGTAATGAGTGTGGCGCAGATTCGCCGCAGTATTTTGGCAAGTGTCCCTTTTGCGGAAGCTGGAATTCATTGGTGGAGCAGACGGTTGCACCAGCCAGCAGCGCTAAAACCGCGATGGGAGCCGTGAGCCGATCGCCCAAACGGGCCAGCGCCAATTCTAAAGGAGAGCCAAGGGCGATCGCCGCGCTCACCCTCCCCGAAATTTCCGACCATCCCCAGACCCGCATTGCCTCCGGCTATGGCGAACTGGATCGGGTGCTAGGCGGTGGCATTGTGCCCGGTTCCCTGGTGCTGGTGGGCGGCGACCCCGGCATCGGCAAATCAACGCTGCTGCTGCAAGTCGCCAATCAGCTTGCGACTCAGCACCGCGTACTCTACGTCTGCGCGGAGGAGTCGGGGCAGCAGGTGAAGCTGCGGGCGCAACGGCTGGGCGTGGGGAGCGGGGTGAAAATAGGAGAAGAAAGAAAAGAGAAAACTCAAGACCCTGTCACCCTGTCGCTCCAGCAGTCCAACGCCTCAACATCCCACTCCCTTTATCTTTTGCCGGAAATCGACCTGGAGACGATTCTGTCTGAACTGGAGTCGCTGCGGCCGACGGTGGCGGTGATCGACAGTATCCAGGCGCTCTATTTTGCTACGCTCAATTCGGCTCCGGGGTCGGTGTCGCAGGTGCGGGAGTGTACATCGGCGCTGATGCAACTGGCGAAACGGGAGCATATCACGCTGTTCATTGTGGGGCACGTCACCAAGGAAGGGGCGATCGCCGGGCCGAAGGTGCTGGAGCATCTGGTGGATACGGTGCTGTATTTTGAGGGCGATCGCTTTGCCAGCCACCGCCTGCTGCGCTCGGTGAAAAACCGCTTTGGCGCAACGAATGAGCTGGGCGTGTTTGAAATGGTGGATCGCGGGCTGGAGGAAGTGCAAAATCCCTCGGCGCTGTTTTTGAGCGATCGCGATGCAGAAACCCCCGGCACGGCCACCATTGTCGCCTGTGAGGGCACGCGCCCGCTGGTGGTGGAGCTACAAGCGCTAGCCAGCCCGACGAGCTATCCGTCACCCCGCCGCACCGCCACAGGCATTGAATACAACCGCCTGCTACAAATTCTCGCCGTGCTAGAAAAGCGCGTGGGCATTCCTCTGTCAAAGCTAGATGCCTACGTCGCCTCCTCCGGCGGCATCAACGTGGCCGAACCTGCGGCGGATTTGGGGGTGGCGATCGCCGTGGCCGCCAGTTTCCGCGATCGCGTGGTTGACCCCAGCACGGTGCTGATTGGCGAAGTGGGGCTGGGCGGCCAGGTGCGCCCCGTCTCGCAGATGGAGCTGCGGCTGAAGGAAGCGGCCAAGCTAGGCTTCAAACGGGCGATCGTGCCCGCCAGTCAGGCGGAGCATCCGGGACTGGGACTCGACATTATTCCCGTGGCGCGGGTGGTGGATGCGATCGCCGTAGCGCTGATGAGCGGCAATCGAGGGATGAGAGATGAGGGATGA
- a CDS encoding lysophospholipid acyltransferase family protein — MRDREPLASLALYHLFKWSVVAPMLRFYFRGRVYGVENVPRHGPLVVVANHASDFDPPLLSCCVRRPVSYMAKEELFRVPVLKQAIALYGAYPVKRGSADRSAIRAAMRQLEQGWAVGIFLSGTRTPDGRIPEAKLGAAMIASKMQAPLLPVSLWGTEAILPKGSRFPRPVPITVRIGQPIQPPAGDRSALERVTQHCVDTIHAMHDLGR; from the coding sequence ATGCGCGATCGCGAACCCCTGGCCAGCCTCGCTCTCTACCACCTGTTCAAGTGGTCGGTCGTAGCCCCGATGCTGCGGTTTTACTTTCGCGGGCGGGTCTATGGTGTAGAGAACGTGCCCCGACACGGGCCGCTGGTTGTGGTGGCGAACCATGCCAGCGACTTTGACCCGCCGCTGCTGTCGTGCTGTGTGCGGCGGCCCGTCTCCTACATGGCCAAGGAAGAACTGTTTCGCGTGCCCGTGCTAAAGCAGGCGATCGCCCTCTACGGAGCCTATCCGGTGAAGCGGGGTTCGGCGGACCGCAGCGCGATTCGAGCGGCAATGCGTCAGCTTGAGCAGGGCTGGGCGGTGGGAATTTTCCTATCTGGCACGCGCACCCCCGACGGACGAATCCCTGAAGCCAAATTAGGCGCAGCGATGATTGCGTCTAAGATGCAGGCGCCCCTGCTGCCCGTTAGCCTCTGGGGTACAGAGGCAATTCTCCCCAAGGGCAGTCGATTTCCCCGCCCAGTTCCCATTACAGTGCGAATAGGACAGCCTATTCAGCCGCCCGCGGGCGATCGCTCTGCCCTAGAGCGGGTCACGCAGCACTGTGTAGACACAATTCATGCGATGCATGACCTGGGGCGGTAA
- the plsX gene encoding phosphate acyltransferase PlsX, with protein MGSTRARIAVDAMGGDFAPVEIVLGSLRAQAELDADILLVGKPDQIQEALKHHSVPPGLEIVPTEDMVEMHEEPLTAIRRKPNASINVAMDLVRQGRADAVVSAGHSGAAMAAALLRLGRLPGIDRPAIGAVLPTMTAKPVLILDVGANVDCRPKFLEQFAVMGSVYSKYVLGIPEPKVGLLNIGEESSKGNDLAVRAHQMLQENSRIAFIGNAEGRDVLSGDFDVVVCDGFVGNVLLKFAEAVGSVMLQIVREELPQGLNGKLGTAILKPNLRRIKQRMDHAEHGGALLLGVAGICIISHGSSQSPSIFNAIRMAKEAVDHGVLGRIRAQYESPELAVADGQSSLLRGGEQPESVE; from the coding sequence ATGGGTTCAACTCGAGCACGGATTGCCGTTGATGCAATGGGCGGGGACTTTGCCCCGGTGGAGATTGTTTTGGGTTCCCTGCGGGCCCAGGCAGAGTTAGATGCAGATATTCTGCTGGTCGGCAAGCCCGATCAGATTCAGGAAGCACTCAAGCACCATAGCGTGCCTCCCGGTTTGGAAATTGTGCCAACGGAAGACATGGTGGAAATGCACGAGGAGCCGCTGACGGCGATTCGTCGCAAACCCAACGCTTCTATTAACGTGGCGATGGATTTGGTGCGTCAAGGCAGGGCCGATGCGGTGGTGTCTGCGGGACATTCGGGTGCGGCGATGGCGGCAGCGCTGCTGCGGCTGGGGCGGCTGCCGGGGATTGATCGGCCAGCGATTGGGGCGGTGCTGCCAACGATGACGGCTAAGCCCGTGCTGATTCTGGACGTGGGCGCAAATGTGGACTGTCGGCCCAAGTTTTTGGAACAGTTTGCCGTGATGGGGTCGGTTTATTCCAAGTATGTTCTCGGCATTCCAGAACCCAAGGTCGGACTGCTAAATATTGGCGAAGAGTCTTCTAAGGGCAACGATCTGGCAGTTCGTGCCCATCAAATGCTGCAAGAAAATTCGCGCATTGCCTTTATTGGCAACGCAGAAGGCCGCGATGTGCTGTCGGGCGATTTTGATGTAGTGGTGTGCGACGGCTTTGTGGGCAATGTGCTGCTAAAGTTTGCCGAGGCGGTGGGCAGCGTCATGCTGCAAATTGTCCGCGAGGAATTGCCTCAGGGTTTAAACGGCAAGCTGGGTACTGCAATTCTCAAGCCGAACCTGCGCCGCATTAAACAGCGGATGGATCATGCTGAGCATGGGGGGGCACTGCTGCTAGGTGTAGCGGGCATCTGCATTATCAGCCACGGCAGTTCTCAGTCTCCTTCGATCTTCAATGCGATTCGGATGGCGAAGGAGGCGGTCGATCATGGCGTTTTGGGCCGGATTCGGGCGCAGTATGAATCGCCAGAACTGGCAGTCGCAGATGGGCAATCGTCGCTGTTGCGCGGCGGTGAACAACCAGAGAGTGTTGAATAA
- a CDS encoding DUF2288 domain-containing protein, whose protein sequence is MQDLRAELAGTMGEAEWDWLMPHAERNALVLVGAGLDLLDVGVAIASDHTTLVQRWIDEGLIQKPSSEQIKAWSSSRNKRFNALILQPYVLVQDVLA, encoded by the coding sequence ATGCAGGATTTGCGGGCAGAACTGGCGGGCACGATGGGCGAGGCAGAATGGGACTGGCTGATGCCCCATGCCGAGCGAAATGCGCTGGTGCTGGTGGGCGCGGGTCTAGACTTGCTGGATGTGGGCGTGGCGATCGCCTCGGATCACACCACACTAGTGCAGCGGTGGATTGACGAAGGGCTAATCCAAAAGCCCAGCTCTGAGCAAATCAAAGCCTGGAGTAGCAGCCGCAACAAGCGGTTTAACGCGCTGATTTTGCAGCCCTACGTGCTGGTGCAGGACGTGTTGGCGTAG
- a CDS encoding bifunctional heptose 7-phosphate kinase/heptose 1-phosphate adenyltransferase — MVEAAFLEHLRAIAPRLNALMDRFTEARVLVVGDLTLDEFLTGQVERLSREAPVLILRHEETRQIPGGGANAVYNLAKLGAQVKSVGLVGKDEQGAVLRRIFEAAGIDTAGILLDGDRPTVTKTRISGHARQSVTQQIVRVDRKSDAPVDSDLQLALADYIRQHLNTVDAVVCSDYGDGVLSAPVIEAALQHSLTVVDTQIDLHRFAGATVFTPNLPEAEKAVGYGITGGDSRSAPSSNRLAQAGADLLRLTRAQHMLITRGEEGMSLFSQDGSQHHIPAFNRTDVFDVTGAGDTVVAALTLGLIVGATPVEAAILGNLAASIVVRQFGTATTSVAEMKAALRSLVEASK; from the coding sequence ATGGTAGAGGCAGCGTTTTTGGAACACCTGCGGGCGATCGCCCCCCGGCTGAACGCGCTGATGGATCGGTTTACCGAGGCGCGGGTGCTGGTGGTAGGCGACCTGACGCTAGACGAGTTTCTGACGGGGCAGGTGGAGCGACTGTCGCGGGAGGCTCCGGTGCTGATCCTGCGGCATGAGGAAACGCGACAGATTCCGGGCGGCGGCGCAAATGCAGTCTATAACTTGGCGAAACTGGGGGCCCAGGTCAAGTCGGTGGGGCTGGTGGGCAAGGATGAGCAAGGGGCGGTGCTGCGGCGCATTTTTGAGGCGGCAGGTATTGACACAGCCGGTATTTTGCTGGATGGCGATCGCCCCACTGTCACCAAAACGCGCATTTCGGGACACGCCCGCCAGTCGGTGACGCAGCAGATTGTGCGGGTCGATCGCAAGTCCGATGCGCCTGTCGATTCTGACTTGCAGCTTGCGCTGGCGGACTATATTCGGCAGCACCTTAATACCGTAGATGCGGTGGTTTGTTCGGACTATGGCGATGGCGTGCTGAGTGCCCCGGTGATCGAAGCAGCCTTGCAGCACTCGCTCACAGTGGTAGACACCCAAATCGACCTGCACCGCTTTGCTGGAGCCACGGTTTTCACACCCAACCTGCCGGAAGCAGAAAAAGCTGTAGGCTATGGAATTACAGGGGGCGATTCGCGAAGCGCTCCCTCCAGCAATCGCCTTGCCCAGGCAGGAGCCGATCTGTTGCGTCTGACCCGTGCCCAGCACATGCTAATCACTCGCGGCGAGGAGGGCATGAGCCTATTTAGCCAGGACGGTTCCCAGCACCATATCCCTGCGTTTAACCGGACAGATGTGTTCGACGTGACGGGCGCGGGGGATACGGTGGTGGCGGCGCTGACGCTGGGGCTAATCGTCGGCGCAACGCCTGTAGAAGCGGCAATCCTGGGCAACCTGGCCGCCAGCATTGTCGTCCGTCAATTTGGTACAGCTACGACCAGCGTGGCGGAAATGAAAGCTGCCCTCCGGAGCTTGGTGGAAGCCAGCAAGTAA